In Arachis hypogaea cultivar Tifrunner chromosome 17, arahy.Tifrunner.gnm2.J5K5, whole genome shotgun sequence, a single window of DNA contains:
- the LOC112765284 gene encoding uncharacterized protein isoform X3: MESQCYAMPKSHSSSSLPQASSSNIPAIPGWKCSSSCFSKSIFIEYGLNQNEEARTELRAVDAWILTDKPYSNQSIHSELLNLEKISKSDLSKVSSLIKKQTKRFQVLSEKIDDLCRRIGSDPSEPPLSSEFRAQTQTEFLLEALSSSPEIHSINTSTVDSKELVCATLGYT, from the exons ATGGAATCTCAGTGCTATGCGATGCCGAAGTCGCACTCATCGTCTTCTCTACCACAGGCAAGCTCTTCGAATATTCCAGCGATCCCTG GTTGGAAGTGTTCAAGTAGCTGCTTCTCAAAGAGTATTTTTATAGAATACGGATTGAATCAAAATGAAGAAGCAAGAACAGAGTTGAGAGCAGTAGATGCGTGGATACTGACTGACAAGCCTTACTCTAATCAATCCATTCATTCG GAATTATTGAATTTGGAGAAGATCAGTAAGAGTGATCTATCCAAAGTGTCGTCCTTAATAAAGAAGCAGACCAAGAGATTTCAAGTGCTTTCAGAAAAGATTGATGATTTATGCAGGAGAATA GGTAGTGATCCCTCCGAACCTCCCCTCAGTTCAGAATTTCGAGCACAAACCCAAACGGAGTTTTTACTTGAAGCATTATCATCATCTCCAGAAATACATAG CATCAACACTTCAACAGTTGATAGCAAAGAACTGGTGTGTGCGACTCTTGGATATACATAG
- the LOC112765284 gene encoding uncharacterized protein isoform X4, translated as MESQCYAMPKSHSSSSLPQASSSNIPAIPGWKCSSSCFSKSIFIEYGLNQNEEARTELRAVDAWILTDKPYSNQSIHSELLNLEKISKSDLSKVSSLIKKQTKRFQVLSEKIDDLCRRITSKSEFNSCKHDAT; from the exons ATGGAATCTCAGTGCTATGCGATGCCGAAGTCGCACTCATCGTCTTCTCTACCACAGGCAAGCTCTTCGAATATTCCAGCGATCCCTG GTTGGAAGTGTTCAAGTAGCTGCTTCTCAAAGAGTATTTTTATAGAATACGGATTGAATCAAAATGAAGAAGCAAGAACAGAGTTGAGAGCAGTAGATGCGTGGATACTGACTGACAAGCCTTACTCTAATCAATCCATTCATTCG GAATTATTGAATTTGGAGAAGATCAGTAAGAGTGATCTATCCAAAGTGTCGTCCTTAATAAAGAAGCAGACCAAGAGATTTCAAGTGCTTTCAGAAAAGATTGATGATTTATGCAGGAGAATA ACATCAAAATCTGAGTTCAATTCTTGCAAGCATGATGCAACATGA
- the LOC112765284 gene encoding uncharacterized protein isoform X5: protein MESQCYAMPKSHSSSSLPQASSSNIPAIPGWKCSSSCFSKSIFIEYGLNQNEEARTELRAVDAWILTDKPYSNQSIHSELLNLEKISKSDLSKVSSLIKKQTKRFQVLSEKIDDLCRRIADIKI from the exons ATGGAATCTCAGTGCTATGCGATGCCGAAGTCGCACTCATCGTCTTCTCTACCACAGGCAAGCTCTTCGAATATTCCAGCGATCCCTG GTTGGAAGTGTTCAAGTAGCTGCTTCTCAAAGAGTATTTTTATAGAATACGGATTGAATCAAAATGAAGAAGCAAGAACAGAGTTGAGAGCAGTAGATGCGTGGATACTGACTGACAAGCCTTACTCTAATCAATCCATTCATTCG GAATTATTGAATTTGGAGAAGATCAGTAAGAGTGATCTATCCAAAGTGTCGTCCTTAATAAAGAAGCAGACCAAGAGATTTCAAGTGCTTTCAGAAAAGATTGATGATTTATGCAGGAGAATA GCAGACATCAAAATCTGA
- the LOC112765284 gene encoding uncharacterized protein isoform X1 — protein sequence MIYAGEYRVVIPPNLPSVQNFEHKPKRSFYLKHYHHLQKYIASTLQQLIAKNWCVRLLDIHSNFVELKEFFQEKQMENYKHQQLIKKIIEEQEQETKNKKNQEQQGGYSVEERTTVGGGRATATAKAVDIAPRLTSFLEKDESFLTPWSWDSNSSSSSLNQQGRKSHHQFQPGSFFVREYPEYFGSHNYYPGPNQSDSKKPNP from the exons ATGATTTATGCAGGAGAATA CAGGGTAGTGATCCCTCCGAACCTCCCCTCAGTTCAGAATTTCGAGCACAAACCCAAACGGAGTTTTTACTTGAAGCATTATCATCATCTCCAGAAATACATAG CATCAACACTTCAACAGTTGATAGCAAAGAACTGGTGTGTGCGACTCTTGGATATACATAGCAACTTTGTTGAATTGAAGGAGTTTTTTCAAG AGAAACAGATGGAGAATTACAAGCATCAACAATTGATAAAGAAGATAATAGAGGAGCAAGAGCAAGAAACTAAGAACAAGAAGAACCAAGAACAACAAGGTGGTTACTCTGTGGAAGAAAGAACAACCGTTGGTGGTGGTCGTGCAACTGCGACGGCAAAGGCAGTGGACATTGCTCCTCGTCTGACATCTTTTCTTGAGAAAGATGAATCTTTTCTTACTCCTTGGAGTTGGGATTCCAATTCTTCTTCAAGTTCTTTAAACCAACAAGGAAGAAAAAGCCACCATCAATTTCAACCTGGGTCGTTTTTCGTTAGAGAG TATCCAGAGTATTTTGGGAGTCATAATTATTATCCGGGACCTAATCAATCTGATTCGAAAAAGCCTAATCCATAA
- the LOC112765284 gene encoding uncharacterized protein isoform X2, whose protein sequence is MVVIPPNLPSVQNFEHKPKRSFYLKHYHHLQKYIASTLQQLIAKNWCVRLLDIHSNFVELKEFFQEKQMENYKHQQLIKKIIEEQEQETKNKKNQEQQGGYSVEERTTVGGGRATATAKAVDIAPRLTSFLEKDESFLTPWSWDSNSSSSSLNQQGRKSHHQFQPGSFFVREYPEYFGSHNYYPGPNQSDSKKPNP, encoded by the exons AT GGTAGTGATCCCTCCGAACCTCCCCTCAGTTCAGAATTTCGAGCACAAACCCAAACGGAGTTTTTACTTGAAGCATTATCATCATCTCCAGAAATACATAG CATCAACACTTCAACAGTTGATAGCAAAGAACTGGTGTGTGCGACTCTTGGATATACATAGCAACTTTGTTGAATTGAAGGAGTTTTTTCAAG AGAAACAGATGGAGAATTACAAGCATCAACAATTGATAAAGAAGATAATAGAGGAGCAAGAGCAAGAAACTAAGAACAAGAAGAACCAAGAACAACAAGGTGGTTACTCTGTGGAAGAAAGAACAACCGTTGGTGGTGGTCGTGCAACTGCGACGGCAAAGGCAGTGGACATTGCTCCTCGTCTGACATCTTTTCTTGAGAAAGATGAATCTTTTCTTACTCCTTGGAGTTGGGATTCCAATTCTTCTTCAAGTTCTTTAAACCAACAAGGAAGAAAAAGCCACCATCAATTTCAACCTGGGTCGTTTTTCGTTAGAGAG TATCCAGAGTATTTTGGGAGTCATAATTATTATCCGGGACCTAATCAATCTGATTCGAAAAAGCCTAATCCATAA